Proteins from one Pseudomonas grandcourensis genomic window:
- the aac(6') gene encoding aminoglycoside 6'-N-acetyltransferase: protein MFRIQHCQSSEQSGWLLLRQALWPDASEQEHRDEIGQQLSEPQRYINFVAYDSREQPVGLVEASLRRDYVNGTDVSPVVFLEGIYVEPQQRRQGLAAKLIEIVAQWGRERGCVQMASDTELDNLPSQKTHKALGFEETERVVFFKRRL, encoded by the coding sequence ATGTTTCGAATCCAACACTGCCAGTCCAGCGAACAATCGGGCTGGCTGCTTTTGCGTCAGGCCCTCTGGCCGGATGCTTCCGAACAGGAGCATCGGGATGAGATCGGCCAACAGCTGAGCGAGCCGCAACGCTATATCAACTTCGTTGCTTACGACAGTCGGGAGCAACCCGTTGGATTGGTCGAGGCTTCATTGCGTCGCGACTACGTAAATGGCACCGACGTCTCTCCGGTGGTGTTTCTGGAAGGTATCTACGTAGAGCCCCAGCAGCGGCGCCAAGGCTTGGCCGCGAAGCTAATCGAAATTGTGGCGCAATGGGGACGAGAACGGGGCTGCGTCCAAATGGCCTCCGACACCGAGCTCGACAATCTGCCGAGCCAGAAGACGCACAAGGCGCTCGGTTTCGAGGAAACCGAGCGCGTCGTATTTTTCAAACGCCGGCTCTGA
- a CDS encoding GlxA family transcriptional regulator — translation MTTFNSGAQPQNRAPQSIGFLLLDNFTLISLASAVEPLRMANQLSGRELYRWTTLTVDGGQVWASDGLQITPDASMHKAPPMDTVIVCGGIGIQRTVTREHVSWLQSQARQSRRLGAVCTGSWALACAGLLDGFDCSVHWECLAAMQEAFPRVAMSTRLFTLDRNRFTSSGGTAPLDMMLHLISRDHGRELSAAISEMFVYERIRNEQDHQRVPLKHMLGTNQPKLQEIVALMEANLEEPIDLDELAVYVAVSRRQLERLFQKYLHCSPSRYYLKLRLIRARQLLKQTPMSIIEVASVCGFVSTPHFSKCYREYFGIPPRDERVGSNTTQQVAMMPLPQALVLSPLSGPLSALSQARNESTFASVRL, via the coding sequence ATGACGACGTTCAACTCCGGGGCCCAACCCCAGAACCGTGCGCCTCAATCCATCGGCTTTCTGCTGCTGGACAATTTCACGCTGATTTCTCTGGCCTCCGCAGTGGAACCCCTGCGCATGGCCAACCAGTTGTCCGGTCGCGAGCTGTATCGCTGGACCACCCTCACCGTCGACGGCGGCCAGGTCTGGGCCAGTGACGGCCTGCAAATCACCCCCGACGCCTCCATGCACAAAGCGCCGCCAATGGACACCGTGATTGTTTGCGGTGGCATCGGCATCCAGCGCACTGTTACCCGCGAACACGTGTCATGGCTGCAAAGCCAGGCGCGCCAGTCCCGCCGCCTCGGTGCGGTGTGCACCGGCAGCTGGGCCCTGGCCTGCGCCGGCCTGCTCGACGGTTTTGATTGCAGCGTGCACTGGGAATGCCTGGCGGCGATGCAGGAGGCTTTCCCTCGTGTAGCGATGAGCACTCGCCTGTTCACCCTCGACCGTAACCGTTTCACCAGCTCCGGCGGCACCGCGCCGCTGGACATGATGCTGCACTTGATCAGCCGCGATCACGGTCGTGAGCTGTCGGCGGCCATTTCGGAAATGTTCGTCTACGAGCGCATCCGCAACGAGCAGGATCACCAGCGTGTGCCGCTCAAGCACATGCTCGGCACCAACCAGCCGAAGTTGCAGGAAATCGTTGCGTTGATGGAGGCCAATCTCGAAGAGCCGATCGACCTGGACGAACTGGCGGTGTATGTCGCGGTGTCCCGACGTCAGCTCGAACGCCTGTTCCAGAAATACCTGCACTGCTCGCCGTCGCGTTACTACCTCAAGCTGCGCCTGATCCGCGCGCGCCAGCTGCTCAAGCAAACGCCGATGTCGATCATCGAAGTGGCGTCGGTCTGTGGCTTCGTGTCCACGCCGCACTTTTCCAAGTGCTACCGCGAATACTTCGGCATTCCGCCGCGTGACGAGCGCGTAGGGTCCAACACCACCCAGCAAGTGGCGATGATGCCGTTGCCACAAGCGCTGGTGCTGTCGCCGTTGTCCGGGCCGTTGTCGGCGCTGAGCCAGGCGCGCAATGAGTCGACGTTTGCCAGTGTAAGGCTCTAG
- a CDS encoding L-serine ammonia-lyase: MAISVFDLFKIGIGPSSSHTVGPMRAAALFVQGLRERGLLEQVRRVEVQLFGSLSATGIGHGSDNAVIMGLMGEWPDAIDPSQIGIRIATLRETDTLLLDSRLPVPFIWARDMRLIDENLPFHPNAMTLIVEGDDGELYRDTYYSVGGGFVVDEAQASSGVVDLDRTVLPYDFSSAAELLELCKKHKLRVAELMMANERVWRSEEEIRSGLMKLWRAMQDCVEQGLKHEGILPGGLNVRRRAAKLHRSLQELNKPNVIGSTLSAMEWVNLFALAVNEENAAGGRMVTAPTNGAAGIIPAVLHYFMKFSEAVTDANVVDYFLSAAAVGILCKKNASISGAEVGCQGEVGSACAMAAAGLAEILGATPEQLCNAAEIGLEHNLGLTCDPVGGLVQVPCIERNAIAAVKAINAAQMALRGDGQHFISLDRVIRTMRDTGADMHDKYKETSRGGLAVSAVEC; encoded by the coding sequence ATGGCTATCAGTGTTTTCGACCTGTTCAAAATCGGCATCGGCCCTTCCAGTTCACACACCGTGGGGCCCATGCGGGCGGCGGCGTTGTTTGTGCAGGGCCTGCGCGAGCGTGGGTTGCTTGAGCAGGTGCGGCGTGTCGAAGTCCAGCTGTTCGGCTCGTTGTCGGCCACCGGTATCGGCCACGGCAGCGACAACGCCGTGATCATGGGCCTGATGGGCGAATGGCCGGATGCGATCGATCCGTCGCAAATCGGCATCCGCATCGCCACCCTGCGTGAGACCGACACGCTGCTGCTCGACAGTCGCTTGCCGGTGCCCTTCATCTGGGCCCGGGACATGCGCCTGATCGACGAGAACCTGCCATTCCACCCCAACGCCATGACCCTGATTGTCGAGGGTGATGACGGCGAGTTGTATCGCGATACCTATTATTCGGTCGGCGGCGGTTTTGTCGTCGATGAGGCTCAGGCCTCCAGCGGTGTCGTCGACCTTGACCGCACCGTGTTGCCTTATGACTTTTCCAGTGCGGCCGAGCTGCTGGAGCTGTGTAAAAAGCACAAGCTGCGCGTAGCTGAATTAATGATGGCCAACGAGAGGGTGTGGCGTAGCGAGGAGGAAATCCGTAGCGGCCTGATGAAGCTCTGGCGCGCCATGCAGGATTGCGTCGAACAAGGCCTCAAACACGAAGGCATCCTGCCCGGCGGGCTGAACGTGCGCCGCCGCGCGGCCAAACTGCATCGCAGCTTGCAGGAACTGAACAAACCCAACGTGATCGGCTCGACCTTGAGCGCCATGGAATGGGTCAACCTGTTCGCCCTGGCGGTCAACGAAGAAAACGCCGCCGGCGGGCGTATGGTCACGGCACCGACCAACGGCGCGGCGGGGATCATTCCGGCAGTGCTGCACTACTTCATGAAATTCAGCGAGGCCGTGACCGACGCCAATGTCGTCGACTACTTCCTCAGCGCGGCGGCAGTGGGAATCCTGTGCAAGAAGAACGCCTCGATCTCCGGTGCCGAAGTCGGTTGCCAGGGTGAAGTCGGTTCGGCCTGCGCCATGGCGGCGGCCGGGCTGGCGGAAATCCTTGGTGCCACGCCAGAGCAACTGTGTAACGCGGCGGAAATCGGTCTGGAGCACAACCTCGGCCTGACCTGCGACCCGGTGGGTGGGTTGGTCCAGGTGCCGTGCATCGAGCGCAACGCGATTGCTGCGGTGAAGGCGATCAATGCTGCGCAAATGGCATTGCGTGGTGATGGCCAGCACTTCATTTCGCTGGATCGGGTGATCCGCACCATGCGCGATACCGGTGCCGACATGCATGACAAATATAAGGAGACATCGCGGGGTGGGTTGGCGGTTAGCGCGGTGGAGTGTTGA